One segment of Scomber scombrus chromosome 3, fScoSco1.1, whole genome shotgun sequence DNA contains the following:
- the blcap gene encoding bladder cancer-associated protein has protein sequence MYCLQWLLPVLLIPKPLNPALWFNHSMFMGFYLLSFLLERKPCTICALVFLAALFLICYSCWGNCFLYHCQDASLPDAAHDPAIVGT, from the coding sequence ATGTATTGCTTACAGTGGCTCCTCCCCGTGCTCCTCATCCCCAAACCGTTGAACCCGGCGCTTTGGTTCAACCACTCCATGTTCATgggcttctacctgctgagctTCCTGCTGGAGAGGAAGCCCTGCACCATCTGTGCCTTGGTCTTCCTCGCCGCGCTCTTCCTCATCTGCTACAGCTGCTGGGGCAACTGCTTCCTCTACCACTGCCAGGACGCATCGCTGCCGGACGCTGCCCACGACCCGGCCATCGTCGGGACCTAG
- the podxl2 gene encoding podocalyxin-like protein 2, with translation MAGLLHITLIALLAGCDAFKLGSSQRVIPLSSPVSGLFQDEGPAPQPRFIQELVRTKRSHIAQELVRVQPHLVHDMSWPEIHETSRTQTKMDTANSSQLNPPLSSVSHDVASTHRAVDENVDVEDEMERMVHLAVPQDLQRYRGQTDSTDPETELLGGPGAGDASLEASGFYGTDTEERDRGEEGGEDRERRVGEDRGEDEWDRDTGEDRERRGQEEEEEEEEEERGGGLDDQDLHELDALEVNHTTPDLDALIGYSPSFHPSSSKQPSISSPPEEHDSGLQEHRASPVLEGAPVQRELWEAEGDEDGHSSGFELNHPSVTITSTTTTAASTSTAAGDTEATATPETDTGTDFGLLGSYTKGETEDEERKEEEEEEETGLPHIGVFTQNPTVPEIGIAPSRQPLQPSVEEEEDLQQGEHELKGEDEEEEEKWRDTNEEETRIRHIIPLTTDPSPTVGFTDSSWDWLERTPGLKTRGSEVMSNVKEVFLPDRDFDEQALQVVCVDWSELTGRGYVILNMTQNLNCEEFRVDRGVRLLKIMERVFARRMNSPEGSWVLYLSKPTHQQHQMLMNVASEHGVIATKDVMGMLGEIRKCLPEVGIHNFSAASNCQSRPSQTRSDYGKLFVVLVIIGSICMVIITSGFIYICWQRRLPATKTTFRTEELHFVENGCHDNPMLDVTNDGQSEMQEKKPSTNGLSGVIEGGGEKSTRWQVFVNQGATEEDEEEQDTHL, from the exons CTCTACTGGCCGGCTGTGATGCCTTTAAACTGGGTTCTTCCCAGCGTGTAATCCCCCTCAGTTCCCCGGTGTCCGGTCTGTTCCAGGATGAAGGCCCGGCCCCCCAGCCACGTTTCATCCAGGAATTAGTCAGAACCAAACGCAGCCACATAGCCCAGGAGTTGGTGCGAGTCCAGCCTCATCTGGTTCACGACATGTCCTGGCCGGAGATACACGAAACGTCTCGTACACAGACCAAGATGGACACGGCTAACTCGTCTCAGTTGAACCCACCACTGTCCTCCGTTAGCCACGATGTAGCCAGTACCCACAGAGCTGTGGATGAAAACGTAGACGTGGAAGATGAGATGGAG CGTATGGTTCATCTCGCGGTCCCTCAGGATTTGCAAAGATACAGAGGACAGACCGACTCCACCGACCCAGAGACGGAGCTCCTCGGTGGGCCGGGAGCAGGCGACGCCTCCCTGGAGGCCTCCGGCTTCTACGGAACGGACacggaggagagagacagaggagaggaaggaggggaggaccGAGAGAGAAGAGTGGGAGAGGACAGAGGGGAGGACGAGTGGGATAGAGACACAGGGGAGGAccgagagaggagaggacaggaagaagaagaagaagaagaagaagaagagagaggaggaggattaGACGACCAGGATCTTCATGAGCTGGATGCGTTGGAGGTCAACCACACAACGCCAGATCTGGACGCTCTCATCG GCTACAGTCCATCTTTCCACCCGTCCAGCTCCAAGCAGCCCAGCATCTCCTCCCCACCTGAGGAGCATGATTCTGGGCTACAGGAGCATCGTGCGTCCCCGGTCCTGGAG GGAGCTCCTGTACAGAGGGAGCTGTGGGAGGCGGAGGGAGATGAAGATGGTCATTCCAGCGGTTTCGAACTTAATCACCCCTCCGTCACTATAACCAGCACTACAACTACTGCTGCTTCTACTTCCACCGCCGCTGGAGACACTGAAGCTACCGCCACACCTGAGACTGACACAGGAACAGATTTTGGGCTGCTGGGAAGTTATACAAAAG GTGAGACAGAGGATGAAGAgcgaaaggaggaggaggaagaggaagaaacaggTCTGCCACACATAGGTGTATTTACCCAGAATCCTACAGTGCCAGAGATCGGCATTGCTCCCAGCAGACAGCCTCTGCAGCCCAGCgttgaggaagaagaggatctGCAGCAGGGAGAGCACGAGTTAAAAG gtgaagatgaggaggaggaggagaagtggaGAGACACTAatgaagaggaaacaagaaTCAGACACATCATCCCGCTCACCACAGATCCTTCACCCACCGTCGGCTTCACAGACTCCTCTTGGGATTGGCTGGAAAGGACCCCGGGCCTGAAGACAcgggggtcagaggtcatgaGTAACGTCAAAGAGGTCTTCTTACCGGACAGAGATTTCGATGAGCAGGCACTGCAG GTCGTGTGCGTCGACTGGAGTGAGCTGACTGGACGTGGATATGTCATCCTCAACATGACGCAAAACTTGAACTGT gagGAGTTTCGTGTAGACCGAGGCGTACGACTGTTGAAGATCATGGAGCGAGTGTTCGCACGGAGAATGAACAGCCCCGAGGGATCGTGGGTACTCTACCTCAGCAAGCCTACACACCAACAACACCAGATGCTGATGAACGTGGCGTCTGAGCACG GAGTGATCGCCACTAAGGATGTGATGGGCATGCTGGGAGAGATCAGGAAATGTTTACCAGAG GTGGGCATCCACAACTTCAGCGCGGCCAGTAACTGTCAGTCTCGGCCCAGTCAAACACGCAGCGACTACGGCAAATTGTTCGTGGTCCTCGTGATCATCGGCTCCATCTGCATGGTCATCATCACATCTGGATTCATATACATCTGCTGGCAGAGACGACTGCCCGCAACAAAGACTACG TTCCGCACAGAGGAGCTTCACTTTGTGGAGAACGGTTGCCATGACAACCCCATGCTGGACGTGACCAATGACGGCCAGTCCGAGATGCAGGAGAAAAAGCCGAGCACCAATGGGCTCTCAGGGGTGATAGAAGGAGGCGGGGAGAAGAGCACTCGCTGGCAG GTGTTTGTCAATCAGGGAGCAAccgaggaggatgaagaggagcaggaCACACATCTCTga